One Bradyrhizobium sp. CCGB12 genomic window carries:
- a CDS encoding ActR/PrrA/RegA family redox response regulator transcription factor, protein MNAIAELNEQTDRSLLIVEDDKPFLERLSRAMETRGFAVTSCDTVSDGLAQIGRSAPAFAVVDLRLGDGNGLDVVSALKKKRPDARAIVLTGYGNIATAVTAVKMGAIDYLSKPADADDVVAALLSTSAEKSELPTNPMSADRVRWEHIQRIYEMCNRNVSETARRLNMHRRTLQRILAKRAPR, encoded by the coding sequence TTGAACGCCATCGCCGAACTGAACGAACAGACCGACCGCTCGCTTCTCATCGTGGAGGACGACAAGCCGTTTCTGGAGCGGCTGTCGCGCGCGATGGAGACACGGGGCTTTGCCGTGACATCATGCGACACCGTCTCGGACGGTCTTGCGCAGATCGGGAGGTCCGCGCCGGCCTTCGCGGTCGTGGATTTGCGGCTCGGCGACGGCAACGGCCTCGACGTGGTCTCGGCGCTGAAGAAGAAGCGCCCCGATGCGCGCGCGATCGTGCTCACCGGCTACGGCAATATCGCCACCGCCGTGACCGCGGTGAAGATGGGCGCGATCGATTATCTGTCGAAGCCGGCCGACGCTGACGACGTCGTCGCCGCGCTGCTCTCGACCAGCGCGGAGAAATCCGAGCTGCCGACCAACCCGATGTCCGCCGACCGCGTCCGCTGGGAGCACATCCAGCGCATCTACGAGATGTGCAACCGCAACGTCTCGGAGACGGCGCGGCGGCTGAACATGCACCGGCGCACGTTGCAGCGGATTCTGGCCAAGCGCGCGCCGAGGTAA
- a CDS encoding MmcB family DNA repair protein: MDNTARNIALVPPPDRRQSETALAVARGTARLLRSLGFSCISELPLPSGRRADLVALNERGEIWIVEIKSSVEDLRADQKWHEYRAHCDRLFFAFTQDLPCEIFPEDTGLIVADAYGAHMHCEAPEHKLAAATRKQMTIRFAMAAALRINRLVDPQGHADFWE, from the coding sequence ATGGACAACACCGCTCGCAACATCGCCCTCGTGCCGCCGCCGGATCGCCGCCAGTCGGAAACGGCGCTTGCGGTCGCGCGTGGCACGGCGCGGCTGTTGCGCTCGCTCGGCTTCTCCTGCATCAGCGAATTGCCGCTGCCGTCGGGCCGGCGCGCCGATCTGGTGGCGCTGAACGAGCGTGGCGAGATCTGGATCGTCGAGATCAAATCGTCGGTCGAGGATCTGCGTGCCGATCAGAAATGGCACGAATACCGCGCCCATTGCGATCGGCTGTTCTTCGCCTTCACGCAGGACCTGCCGTGCGAGATCTTTCCTGAAGACACCGGCCTGATCGTCGCCGACGCCTATGGCGCACACATGCATTGCGAAGCGCCCGAGCACAAGCTTGCTGCCGCCACGCGCAAGCAGATGACGATACGCTTTGCGATGGCGGCGGCGCTCAGGATCAACCGCCTGGTCGATCCGCAAGGGCACGCGGATTTCTGGGAGTAG
- a CDS encoding alpha-amylase family protein, whose protein sequence is MIDDLWYKNGVIYCLSVGTYMDANGDGVGDFKGLLRRLDYLHGLGITTIWLMPFQTSPGRDDGYDVADFYSVDSRYGTLGDFVEFTHGCKQRGIRVIIDLVVNHTSDEHHWFKEARRDKNSPYRDWYVWSDKKPAGADKGMVFPGVQKSTWTRDKQAGAWYFHRFYDFQPDLNTSNPHVQAEILKIMGFWIQLGVSGFRMDAVPFVIATKGAKVKKPVEQYDMLRAFREFLQWRQGDAIILAEANVLPETDMEYFGHDGDRMHMMFNFHVNQHLFYALASGDSRPLAKALKATKPRPASAQWGLFLRNHDELDLGRLTKAQRETVFKRFGPDMEMQLYDRGIRRRLAPMLGGDRRRLELAYSLMCTLPGTPVIRYGDEIAMGDDLVLPERSCARTPMQWSTEPHGGFTKSNKPACPVIDKGPYGFDHVNVAKQRRDPNSMLNWTERIVRMRKEVPEVGWGDFAIIPVRDPAVFIMRYDWRNNSVLFVHNLDETPREIAFSAKLPGDAGAHLINLLAEDHSHADKRGQHHVVLEPYGYRWYRVGGLDYLLKRSDIDESTVRGNKHPG, encoded by the coding sequence ATGATCGACGATCTCTGGTACAAGAACGGCGTGATCTATTGCCTCTCCGTCGGCACCTATATGGATGCCAATGGCGACGGCGTCGGCGACTTCAAGGGCCTGTTGCGCCGGCTCGACTATCTGCACGGGCTCGGCATCACCACGATCTGGCTGATGCCGTTCCAGACCTCACCCGGCCGCGACGACGGCTACGACGTCGCCGACTTCTACAGCGTCGATTCCCGCTACGGCACGCTCGGCGACTTCGTCGAGTTCACCCATGGCTGCAAGCAGCGCGGCATCCGCGTCATCATCGATCTCGTCGTCAACCACACCTCGGATGAGCATCACTGGTTCAAGGAGGCGCGGCGTGACAAGAACTCGCCCTATCGCGACTGGTATGTGTGGTCCGACAAGAAGCCCGCCGGCGCCGACAAGGGCATGGTGTTTCCCGGCGTGCAGAAATCGACCTGGACGCGCGACAAGCAGGCCGGCGCCTGGTACTTCCACCGCTTCTACGATTTCCAGCCCGATCTCAACACCTCGAACCCGCACGTCCAGGCCGAGATCCTGAAGATCATGGGCTTCTGGATCCAGCTTGGTGTCTCCGGCTTCCGCATGGATGCGGTGCCCTTCGTGATCGCGACCAAGGGCGCGAAGGTGAAGAAGCCGGTCGAGCAGTACGACATGCTGCGTGCCTTCCGCGAATTCCTGCAATGGCGGCAAGGTGATGCCATCATCCTTGCGGAGGCCAACGTGCTGCCGGAAACCGACATGGAATATTTCGGCCATGACGGCGACCGCATGCACATGATGTTCAACTTCCACGTCAACCAGCATCTGTTCTATGCGCTGGCTTCCGGCGATTCCCGCCCTCTGGCCAAGGCGCTGAAAGCAACCAAACCGCGGCCGGCCTCGGCGCAATGGGGCCTGTTCCTGCGCAATCACGACGAGCTCGATCTCGGGCGCCTGACCAAGGCGCAGCGCGAGACCGTGTTCAAGCGCTTCGGACCAGACATGGAGATGCAGCTCTACGACCGCGGCATAAGGCGGCGCCTCGCACCGATGCTGGGTGGCGACCGCCGGCGGCTCGAGCTCGCCTACAGCCTGATGTGCACGCTGCCGGGGACGCCCGTGATCCGCTATGGCGACGAGATCGCGATGGGCGATGATCTGGTGCTGCCCGAACGCAGCTGCGCACGCACGCCGATGCAATGGTCGACCGAGCCGCATGGCGGCTTCACCAAGAGCAACAAGCCGGCCTGCCCCGTCATCGACAAAGGACCTTATGGGTTCGACCACGTCAACGTCGCCAAGCAGCGGCGCGATCCCAACTCCATGCTAAACTGGACCGAGCGCATCGTGCGCATGCGCAAGGAGGTGCCCGAGGTGGGCTGGGGCGATTTCGCGATCATCCCCGTGCGCGATCCCGCCGTGTTCATCATGCGCTATGACTGGCGCAATAATTCGGTGCTGTTCGTGCACAATCTGGACGAGACGCCGCGCGAGATCGCGTTCTCGGCGAAGCTGCCCGGGGACGCCGGCGCGCATCTCATCAACCTGCTCGCGGAGGACCACAGCCACGCCGACAAGCGCGGCCAGCATCATGTCGTGCTGGAGCCGTACGGGTATCGCTGGTATCGCGTCGGCGGGCTGGATTACCTGTTGAAGCGAAGCGACATCGACGAGAGTACGGTGCGGGGGAACAAGCATCCGGGGTGA
- a CDS encoding alpha-amylase family glycosyl hydrolase produces the protein MAQGGENWWRDGIFYQIYPRSFQDSDGDGVGDLAGILRRLPYVKSLGVDAIWLSPIFPSPMADFGYDISDYTGIEPLFGTMADFDALIAAAHDNGLKLILDLVPNHTSDQHPWFVESRSSRDNPRRDWYIWRDPAPDGGVPNNWLSEFGGSAWQFDETTGQYYYHAFLAQQPDLNWRNPDVRAAIYDVMRFWLEKGVDGFRVDVIWHLIKDAEFRDNPPNPHYVEGRPPNEKILTQYSTDQAEVHDVIAEMRRVTDGFGARVLIGEIYLPLHRLMAYYGNDLTGAQMPFNFALLSTFWSARSIEKIIEDYEKALPRGAWPNWVLGNHDRPRVASRVGPEQARVAAMLLLTLRGTPTLYYGDEIGMHQVTIAPEDVRDPFEKNVPGIGVGRDGCRTPMQWDASEFAGFSSARPWLPLPEHCVRDNVASLEADGRSILALYRRLIALRKASPPLVAGDYHPIAAQGDLLIYRREAGGRAVVVALNLGPDPIAVTTSVIRFGSEILLSTFLDREGEKLEGVLDLRGNEGVIVASP, from the coding sequence ATGGCTCAGGGCGGCGAGAATTGGTGGCGCGACGGCATCTTCTATCAGATCTATCCGCGCTCGTTTCAGGACTCCGACGGTGACGGCGTCGGCGATCTCGCCGGCATCCTCAGACGGCTGCCTTACGTCAAATCGCTCGGCGTCGACGCGATCTGGCTGTCGCCAATTTTCCCGTCGCCGATGGCGGATTTCGGCTACGACATCTCCGACTACACCGGCATCGAGCCGTTGTTCGGCACGATGGCGGATTTCGATGCGCTGATCGCAGCCGCGCACGACAACGGCCTGAAGCTGATCCTCGACCTCGTGCCTAACCACACCTCCGACCAGCATCCCTGGTTCGTCGAGAGCCGTTCATCGCGCGATAATCCCAGGCGCGACTGGTACATCTGGCGCGATCCGGCGCCCGATGGTGGGGTGCCCAACAACTGGCTATCCGAGTTCGGGGGCAGCGCATGGCAGTTCGACGAGACCACCGGCCAATATTATTATCACGCCTTCCTCGCCCAGCAGCCGGACCTCAACTGGCGCAATCCCGACGTCCGCGCCGCGATCTACGACGTGATGCGGTTCTGGCTGGAGAAGGGCGTCGACGGTTTTCGCGTCGACGTGATCTGGCACCTGATCAAGGACGCCGAATTCCGCGACAATCCGCCGAACCCGCACTACGTCGAAGGCCGGCCGCCGAACGAGAAGATCCTGACGCAATATTCCACCGACCAGGCGGAGGTTCACGACGTGATCGCCGAGATGCGGCGCGTCACCGACGGCTTTGGCGCCCGCGTGCTGATCGGCGAGATCTATCTGCCGCTGCATCGCCTCATGGCCTATTACGGCAACGACCTCACCGGCGCGCAGATGCCGTTCAACTTTGCGCTGCTGTCGACGTTCTGGAGCGCGCGCTCGATCGAAAAGATCATCGAGGATTACGAGAAGGCGCTGCCGCGCGGGGCGTGGCCGAACTGGGTGCTCGGCAATCACGACCGCCCGCGCGTGGCAAGCCGCGTCGGTCCCGAGCAGGCCCGCGTTGCCGCCATGCTGCTGCTGACGCTGCGCGGCACGCCGACGCTCTATTACGGCGACGAGATCGGCATGCATCAGGTGACGATTGCGCCCGAGGACGTGCGCGATCCCTTCGAGAAGAACGTGCCCGGCATCGGTGTCGGTCGGGACGGCTGCCGCACGCCGATGCAGTGGGATGCCTCCGAATTCGCAGGCTTCTCGTCGGCGCGGCCCTGGCTGCCGCTGCCGGAACATTGTGTCCGGGACAATGTCGCCAGCCTCGAAGCCGACGGCCGCTCGATCCTTGCTCTCTACAGGCGCCTGATCGCCTTGCGGAAGGCCTCGCCACCGCTGGTGGCCGGCGACTATCACCCGATCGCGGCGCAGGGCGATCTTCTGATCTATCGCCGCGAGGCCGGCGGCCGGGCGGTGGTCGTGGCGCTCAATCTCGGCCCCGATCCGATCGCCGTGACCACCAGCGTAATAAGGTTCGGCAGCGAGATTCTGCTGTCGACGTTTTTGGATCGCGAGGGTGAGAAGCTGGAAGGCGTGCTGGATCTGCGGGGGAATGAAGGCGTCATCGTCGCGTCGCCCTAG
- a CDS encoding MBL fold metallo-hydrolase, whose amino-acid sequence MTEQNDTKAKAGAIIVPVTLFEQNCTIVWDEPSKKAVVIDPGGDVPKILDAIKQTGVAVEKIWLTHGHIDHVGGAAELRDALRVPIEGPHQADKFLLDNVVESGARFGMTGGRNFAPDRWLEEGDSVSIGGLQFDILHCPGHSPGSVVFFNKDLRFAHVGDVLFAGSVGRTDLPGGSHATLINSIKTKLLPLGDDVGFICGHGAGSSIGQERMTNPFITGEM is encoded by the coding sequence ATGACCGAGCAAAATGACACCAAAGCCAAGGCGGGTGCGATCATCGTTCCCGTGACGCTGTTCGAGCAGAACTGCACCATCGTCTGGGACGAGCCCTCCAAGAAGGCCGTCGTGATCGATCCCGGCGGGGACGTGCCGAAGATCCTGGACGCGATCAAGCAGACCGGCGTGGCCGTGGAGAAGATCTGGCTGACGCACGGCCATATCGACCATGTCGGCGGCGCGGCCGAGTTGCGTGATGCGCTGAGGGTGCCGATCGAAGGACCGCATCAAGCGGACAAATTCCTGCTCGACAACGTGGTCGAGAGCGGCGCGCGCTTCGGCATGACCGGGGGGCGTAACTTTGCGCCGGACCGCTGGCTCGAGGAGGGCGACAGCGTGTCGATCGGCGGCTTGCAGTTCGACATCCTGCACTGCCCCGGCCATTCGCCGGGCAGCGTGGTGTTCTTCAACAAGGATTTGCGGTTTGCCCATGTCGGCGACGTGCTGTTCGCGGGCTCGGTCGGCCGCACCGATCTGCCCGGCGGCAGTCACGCCACGCTGATCAACTCGATCAAGACCAAGCTGCTGCCGCTCGGCGACGACGTCGGCTTCATCTGCGGCCACGGCGCCGGCTCGAGCATCGGCCAGGAGCGGATGACCAATCCGTTCATCACCGGCGAGATGTGA
- a CDS encoding helix-turn-helix domain-containing protein, whose amino-acid sequence MAKAMAKASPARACPVAAFQKMISGKYKLRIVWDLKDGPRRYGEIRSGLLRGTAGSAEITPRVLSRELKALTQSGLIDRKDFGEVPPKVEYRLTRKGKSFVPVVAAIRQWGERNLAEPAALADAAE is encoded by the coding sequence ATGGCCAAGGCAATGGCGAAGGCATCCCCGGCGCGCGCCTGCCCGGTCGCGGCTTTTCAAAAAATGATCAGCGGCAAGTACAAGCTGCGCATCGTCTGGGATCTCAAGGACGGCCCGCGCCGCTACGGCGAGATCCGGAGCGGCCTGTTGCGCGGCACGGCCGGCAGCGCCGAGATCACTCCGCGTGTGCTCAGCCGCGAATTGAAGGCGCTGACGCAAAGCGGACTGATCGACCGCAAGGATTTCGGCGAGGTGCCGCCGAAGGTCGAGTATCGCCTGACCCGCAAGGGCAAAAGCTTCGTGCCTGTCGTCGCCGCGATCCGGCAATGGGGCGAGCGTAACCTGGCCGAACCCGCGGCGCTGGCAGACGCCGCGGAATAG